The proteins below are encoded in one region of Methanomassiliicoccus luminyensis B10:
- a CDS encoding redoxin domain-containing protein: MAGTADAKGKGKKKESILQSGEKAPNFELPASAEKKYALKDYRGKPVVLIFYPADFSPVCTDQLALYSTILPQFEKYGAQLFGISVDSIWSHAAFAADRGVKFPLLSDFNPKGKVSKKYGAFSKREDISERALFVLDPKGRIYWSYLSPMGVNPGADGILKALRAMKEEGI, from the coding sequence ATGGCAGGCACCGCCGACGCGAAGGGGAAGGGCAAGAAGAAAGAGAGCATATTGCAGAGCGGGGAGAAGGCGCCGAACTTCGAGCTGCCGGCGTCAGCGGAAAAGAAGTACGCTCTCAAGGACTACCGCGGCAAGCCGGTGGTGCTGATCTTCTACCCGGCCGACTTCAGCCCGGTGTGCACCGACCAGCTCGCCCTGTACTCGACCATACTGCCGCAGTTCGAGAAGTACGGCGCCCAGCTGTTCGGCATATCCGTGGACTCGATATGGTCCCACGCGGCCTTCGCCGCCGACCGGGGCGTAAAGTTCCCCCTGCTCTCGGACTTCAATCCCAAGGGCAAGGTCTCCAAGAAGTACGGGGCGTTCTCCAAAAGAGAGGACATCAGCGAGAGGGCGCTGTTCGTCCTTGACCCCAAGGGAAGGATCTACTGGAGCTACCTATCTCCCATGGGCGTGAACCCAGGGGCGGACGGGATACTGAAGGCGCTCCGCGCCA